One genomic region from Gadus morhua chromosome 9, gadMor3.0, whole genome shotgun sequence encodes:
- the fbxl14a gene encoding F-box/LRR-repeat protein 14a: MFEMETHISCLFPEILAIIFSYLEVKDKGRVAQVCAAWRDASYHKSVWRGVEAKLHLRRANPSLFPSLQTRGIKKVQILSLRRSLSYVIQGMPQIESLNLCGCFNLTDNGLGHAFVQDIPSLRVLNLSLCKQITDSSLGRIAQYLKNLEVLELGGCSNITNTGLLLIAWGLHGLKSLNLRSCRHVSDVGIGHLSGMTRSAAEGCLSLEKLTLQDCQKLTDLSLKHVSKGLNKLRVLNLSFCGGISDAGMIHLSNMTHLCSLNLRSCDNISDTGVMHLAMGSLKLSGLDVSFCDKIGDQSLAYIAQGLYQLKSLSLCSCHISDDGINRMVRQMHELRTLNIGQCVRITDKGLELIADHLTQLTGIDLYGCTKITKRGLERITQLPCLKVLNLGLWQMTE; encoded by the coding sequence ATGTTTGAAATGGAGACGCATATATCATGCCTTTTCCCGGAGATATTGGCAATTATCTTCAGCTATCTGGAAGTTAAGGACAAAGGACGAGTGGCCCAAGTTTGCGCGGCCTGGAGAGACGCATCGTATCACAAGTCTGTGTGGAGGGGAGTCGAAGCCAAGCTCCATCTCCGCAGAGCGAACCCGTCCCTGTTCCCCAGCCTCCAGACCCGGGGAATCAAGAAGGTCCAGATCCTTAGTCTGAGACGAAGTCTCAGCTACGTGATTCAGGGGATGCCGCAAATCGAAAGCCTTAACTTGTGCGGGTGCTTCAACCTCACGGACAACGGACTGGGACATGCTTTTGTACAGGATATTCCATCCCTGCGAGTGCTCAACTTGAGTCTTTGCAAACAGATAACGGACTCTAGCCTGGGCAGAATAGCCCAGTATCTAAAGAACTTGGAGGTGCTTGAACTCGGTGGATGCAGCAATATCACCAACACAGGACTGTTGCTTATTGCCTGGGGCCTCCACGGACTTAAAAGCCTTAATCTTCGCAGTTGCAGGCATGTGTCTGATGTGGGCATTGGACATCTGTCCGGCATGACTCGGAGCGCTGCGGAGGGCTGCTTATCTTTGGAGAAGTTGACTCTCCAGGACTGCCAGAAGTTGACTGATTTGTCCCTCAAGCACGTCTCTAAGGGCCTAAACAAGCTAAGAGTGCTCAATCTCAGTTTCTGCGGAGGTATTTCAGACGCGGGGATGATCCATCTCTCCAACATGACCCACTTGTGCAGTCTGAACCTGCGGTCCTGTGACAACATCAGCGACACAGGAGTGATGCATCTGGCGATGGGGTCTCTCAAGCTTTCTGGCCTGGATGTATCGTTCTGCGACAAAATAGGTGACCAGAGCCTTGCCTACATTGCTCAGGGACTCTACCAGCTCAAGTCCCTTTCCCTGTGCTCGTGTCACATCAGCGACGATGGCATCAACCGGATGGTCCGCCAGATGCACGAGCTGAGGACTCTAAACATCGGACAGTGTGTGAGGATCACGGACAAAGGTCTGGAGCTGATAGCTGACCACCTGACCCAGTTGACAGGGATTGACCTGTATGGGTGTACAAAGATCACCAAGAGAGGGCTGGAGAGGATAACGCAGCTCCCGTGCCTTAAAGTGTTAAACCTGGGACTATGGCAGATGACTGAATAA